In Aspergillus fumigatus Af293 chromosome 2, whole genome shotgun sequence, a genomic segment contains:
- a CDS encoding ER membrane protein complex subunit 4 translates to MTSKPFNPPPPPQWVVALNTPMPRPTKAASSIPDPPGFSSSKVLGKGRAQQQSTTSTTAKPDETDTLKLKKAWEIALAPLKQIPMNAIMMYMSGNSLQIFSIMMVFMLFKGPIQGLMNTNTVFAKFDTEGIRGKLIGVKAVYVLMQLVLLGLGIWKVNAMGLLPTTRSDWLAWESERQPLERAYFAFG, encoded by the exons ATGACTTCCAAACCTTTcaatcctcctccaccgccaCAATGGGTGGTTGCGCTGAACACCCCTATGCCGCGTCCTACCAAGGCCGCATCCAGTATCCCTGATCCTCCGGGATTCTCCAGCAGCAAAGTACTAGGCAAGGGC CGtgctcagcagcaatcaACGACCTCCACAACCGCTAAGCCTGACGAAACAGACACTCTAAAGCTGAAAAAAGCATGGGAGATTGCTCTCGCTCCTTTAAAGCAGATCCCCATGAACGCAATCATGATGTACATGTCTGGAAACAGCCTTCAGATCTTCAGTATCATGATGGTCTTCATGTTGTTTAAAGGCCCCATCCAGGGCTTGATGAACACCAATACTGTCTTCGCGAAGTTTGACACCGAAGGCATTCGCGGGAAATTGATTGGAGTGAAGGCTGTTTATGTCCTGATGCAATTGGTTTTGCTGGGACTGGGAATCTGGAAGGTTAATGCCATGGGACTTTTGCC GACTACCAGATCAGATTGGCTTGCATGGGAATCGGAACGACAACCTCTGGAACGAGCTTATTTTGCTTTCGGTTAG
- the bna5-1 gene encoding kynureninase, with protein sequence MGSRLHVQVIHGGPPLPYKDDIRAFGKEYAEQLDAQDPLRRFRDEFIIPSKKDLKRKTLFPNDGMYSCGHPICFANTSCACVHAAETEETSDEKCIYLCGNSLGLQPRSTRKYIDHYLRTWATKGVTGHFVPHDDQLLPPFVDVDEAGAKLMAPIVGALKSEVAVMGTLTANLHLLMASFYRPTPERNKIIIEGKAFPSDHYAVESQIRHHNLDPKDAMVLIEPEDLDRPILDTKYILRVIDENAHSTALILLPAIQFYTGQYFDIQRITAHAQSKGILVGWDCAHAAGNVDLRLHDWNVDFAAWCTYKYLNAGPGGMAALFVHERHGRVDIEQAASGKEAFHPRFSGWWGGDKQTRFLMNNHFVPQQGAAGFQLSNPSVLDMNAVVASLELFNQTSMAEIRKKSLNLTGYLEHLLLRDPQTENSEKRPFSIITPSNPAERGAQLSIRLQPGLLDRVLESLNEDAVIIDERKPDVIRVAPAPLYNTYAEVWRFAQLFHLACDKALCGRK encoded by the exons ATGGGTTCTCGGCTACATGTTCAGGTAATCCACGGCGGACCCCCTCTTCCTTACAAAGATGATATCAGGGCATTTGGCAAAGAATATGCAGAGCAACTAGATGCACAAGACCCTTTGCGTCGCTTCAGAGACGAGTTTATCATTCCGTCGAAAAAGGACCTAAAAAGAAAGACTCTGTTCCCAAACGATGGTATGTATTCGTGTGGACACCCCATTTGCTTCGCTAATACAAGCTGTGCCTGCGTCCATGCTGCAGAAACTGAAGAGACATCCGATGAAAAATGTATCTACCTCTGCGGCAACTCGCTTGGCCTTCAACCCCGTAGCACCCGGAAATACATCGACCACTACCTTCGGACATGGGCAACCAAAGGCGTAACCGGTCATTTTGTTCCGCATGACGACCAGCTGCTCCCTCCATTTGTTGATGTTGACGAGGCTGGAGCCAAACTCATGGCCCCAATTGTGGGTGCACTAAAAAGCGAAGTAGCAGTGATGGGCACGTTAACGGCCAACCTACACCTCCTGATGGCCAGCTTCTATCGACCGACCCCGGAAAGAAAtaagatcatcatcgaaggCAAGGCATTTCCGAGTGACCAC TATGCCGTTGAATCCCAGATAAGGCATCACAATCTCGACCCAAAGGATGCCATGGTCCTTATAGAGCCAGAAGACCTTGATCGGCCCATTTTAGACACAAAATATATCCTCCGAGTAATCGATGAGAATGCGCATAGCACTGCTCTGATCCTCCTACCCGCAATTCAGTTCTATACCGGGCAATACTTCGATATTCAAAGGATCACTGCTCACGCCCAGTCTAAAGGTATCCTCGTTGGCTGGGATTGTGCCCACGCAGCAGGCAATGTTGACCTGCGACTGCATGATTGGAACGTCGATTTCGCTGCCTGGTGCACTTACAAGTACCTCAACGCCGGACCGGGAGGGATGGCAGCTTTGTTTGTCCATGAGAGGCATGGCCGGGTGGACATTGAACAGGCCGCATCTGGGAAGGAAGCTTTCCATCCGCGGTTTTCTGGCTGGTGGGGAGGGGATAAGCAAACTCGTTTCTTGATGAACAACC ACTTCGTGCCCCAGCAAGGAGCGGCCGGGTTTCAGTTGTCCAACCCATCGGTTCTGGATATGAATGCAGTAGTGGCATCATTGGAATTGTTTAATCAAACATCGATGGCTGAGATTCGCAAAAAGTCCTTGAACCTCACAGGATACCTCGAACACCTTCTTCTCCGTGACCCTCAAACCGAGAATTCCGAGAAAAGAcccttcagcatcatcactCCCTCAAATCCAGCAGAGCGTGGAGCGCAGTTGAGTATACGCCTCCAACCAGGCCTTCTCGACCGTGTCCTTGAATCGTTGAATGAGGATGCGGTAATCATAGACGAGAGGAAACCAGACGTCATTCGGGTTGCACCGGCACCTCTGTATAACACGTATGCAGAGGTGTGGCGATTCGCCCAGCTCTTCCATCTTGCGTGTGATAAAGCGCTTTGCGGTCGAAAGTAA